Part of the Arsenicicoccus sp. oral taxon 190 genome, ACACCAGGGCGGTGTGCAGCCCAGGCATGTCGTCGTGGCCGCGGGTCTTCCACTCCAGCCTCGTGATCCGGGGGTCGGCGCGGTAGTGCGCGAGCGTGTCCGCGACGAGCCGGTCGATGCCGCGCGCGTCCAGACCATCGAGGTCCCGGTAGGTCACGAAGCCCTTGGTCCCGCGGAACACGCCCCACCACAACGGGCCGTGTCGTTCCACGTCGTCCTCCGCGACGAACTCGTGCTCGGCACGCAGCTGCGCGTCATACGTCTGGAGCAGGTCGGTGGGGGAGAGTTGCGTCATGGCCCTCAGTGTTGCGGACAATGCAGGTGACAGCACTGCAGATTCGTAGGAGGACCGATGATCGCCATCACCGTCAAGTGGGACGTCAAGCCCGAGTACGCCGACGACTTCCTCGAGCTGACACGGGAGTTCACTGAGGCATGCCGCGCCGAGCCGGGCTGCCTGTGGTTCGAGTGGTCGAGGTCCTGCGAGCGCCCCCACGAGTACATCCTCATCGAGGCCTACAAGGACGCCGCCGCGGGCAAGGCGCACGTCGAGTCCGACCACTTCGCCACGGCGATGAAGACGCAGGGGCAGTATGCCGCCTCGCGTCCCAAGGTGATCTCCGTCGAGACGCCGGGCACCGGCTGGGACGAGCTCGGCGAGATCGAGATGCCCGAGTCCGACTGAGCCGCACCGGGAGTGGCCGGACCTGCCCGCCACGCGGGTCAGGTCCGGGCGCTCACCGAGGAGCCGTGGCGCGGGCGACGATCTCGTCCGCCACCTCCGCCGGGTTGCACTCGGGCAGCCAGTGGCCCGCGTCCAGCTCCACGAACCGGTAGTCGGCGGAGACGAACTCGGCGGTCGACTCCGCCGCGGCCCGTCCGAGCGCCACGTCGTGCCGCCCCCAGACGTAGGTCGTGGGCACCAGCACGCGTGGATCCCGACCGCTGCCTCCCGCCCGGCTGCGGGAGACGCCCCGCCACGGCGCGCTGGCGCGGTACCAGCTGATCGGGCCGCGGAGGCTCGACGGGGTGGCGAAGCGGGCGGCATACCGCTCGGCGTGGTCGACCGGCAGCCCGGCGCCGGTCAGGAACCGTCGCATCGACCGGGCGAGCACCTGCTCGGGCAGCCCGGGCACCTGGAAGGCCAGCATGTACCAGCTGCGCCGCGCCTGGTCCGGTGACCGCATGGCGCGCTCCATCGCGGTGGGGTGCGGTGTGGACAGGACCGTGAGGCTCGACAGGCGCTCCGGGGCCGTCAGCGCCGTCGCCCAGGCCACCGCGCCGCCCCAGTCGTGCCCGACGAGGTGGACCTGCGGGACGCCGGCGGCGTCGACGAGCGCGAGCACGTCCCGCACCAGCTCGCTCACCCGGTAGGCGGCGACGCCGGTCGGCGAGGCGGCGGGGGAGTAGCCTCGCTGGTCCGGCGCCAGCGTGCGAAAACCACTGGCGTGCAGACGTTCTGACACCGCCCGCCAGGCTGTCGCGTCCTGAGGGAAGCCGTGCAGCAGCACGACCACCTCGCCGTCTCGGGGTCCGCCGTCGACGACCTCGAAGGTCAGTCCGTCGCGGGTGCAGGAGCGCAGGGGCGGGGTCTCGACGTGCTCGGTCATGGTGGCGCCATTCGTTGTCGTGGGTCTGGCGAAGACCACGCTAGTCCGGCAGACTCGATCGCGACCCCCGTCACCGGCGAGGGCCGGGCACCGAGCACCGACGAGCGAACGAGGCGACCATGTCCCGTCCTGTGCACTTCGAGATCCACGTCGACGACCTGGAGCGCTCCAAGGAGTTCTACGCCGCGGCCTTCGGGTGGAGCTATGAGGACTGGAGCGAGTTCGCCGGCATGCCGTACGCCGGCGTGACGACGGGGGAGGACGGGGCGCCCGGCATCAACGGCGCCCTGATGCAGCGGCAGGGCCCCTCGCCGCAGGCCGACGGTGCCGTCAAGGGGGCGGTGCTCACCATGGGCGTGGAGTCGTATGCCGAGACCGAGGAGCGCATCCTCGAGGCGGGTGGCGTGGTGGCGGTCCCGCGCTACGCCCTGCCGGGGATGGCGTGGCAGGGCTACTACCTCGACACCGAGGGCAACGTCTTCGGCATCCACCAGCCCGACGAGAACGCCCGCTGACGGCTGGGGGACCGCCCCCGGCTGCCCGCTGCCGACGACCCTCAGTCCTCGGGGAGCGCCGCGAAGGTCTTCTTGGCGTCGCGGTACCACCCCATCCCCTTGACGGGGTTCTTCCAGCGGCCGCGCATCGCGCGGTCGGCGTCCTCGTGGGTGGCGTCACCGGCGGCGACGGCCTCCTTGAGGTGGCGGTCCTGGGCCTTGATCACGTCGTCGGCGGTCGCGCCCGTGTGAGCGGTGTCGCAGGGGCCGCCGAGCTGACGGCAGGTCATGGTCT contains:
- a CDS encoding VOC family protein, translating into MSRPVHFEIHVDDLERSKEFYAAAFGWSYEDWSEFAGMPYAGVTTGEDGAPGINGALMQRQGPSPQADGAVKGAVLTMGVESYAETEERILEAGGVVAVPRYALPGMAWQGYYLDTEGNVFGIHQPDENAR
- a CDS encoding putative quinol monooxygenase; amino-acid sequence: MIAITVKWDVKPEYADDFLELTREFTEACRAEPGCLWFEWSRSCERPHEYILIEAYKDAAAGKAHVESDHFATAMKTQGQYAASRPKVISVETPGTGWDELGEIEMPESD
- a CDS encoding alpha/beta fold hydrolase, producing the protein MTEHVETPPLRSCTRDGLTFEVVDGGPRDGEVVVLLHGFPQDATAWRAVSERLHASGFRTLAPDQRGYSPAASPTGVAAYRVSELVRDVLALVDAAGVPQVHLVGHDWGGAVAWATALTAPERLSSLTVLSTPHPTAMERAMRSPDQARRSWYMLAFQVPGLPEQVLARSMRRFLTGAGLPVDHAERYAARFATPSSLRGPISWYRASAPWRGVSRSRAGGSGRDPRVLVPTTYVWGRHDVALGRAAAESTAEFVSADYRFVELDAGHWLPECNPAEVADEIVARATAPR